The following is a genomic window from Polaribacter atrinae.
ACAAAAGTAAAGTCTTTTGGGTACCAAAATAATACTACTTTTTTCTTATTATTAACCGCTTCTTCTAATACATTAACTTTAAATGTATCACCCATTTCATTCATTGCGTCTACATTTAAATCTGGGAATTTTTTTCCAACTGCTGTTGCCATTCTATATAAGTTTTATAATTATTAATGTTCAATTTATTACTGATGCAAAGATAAAAATAAAGCAAAAAAAAAGGTAGCGTTTTAATGGTAACTTTCGATATTGCTATAGTTTTTAATTATACATAAAATAAAAATAAATAGATTTTTGCTATTCACAAAAATATCCCTAAGAAAATTCGTATTTTTAAATAATTACTTTGAATAATTTTTAACTATATTAAAATAAAAACAATAGATAAAAATTATCTAAAAACATATTATAGTTTTGTCAAAAATTAAAACATAAAATTTAAAATATATACATAATGGAAAACTTAAAACACGGCTCTGGAGACATTTCAAAATGCCCATTTCACGGAGGAAACACAACGAATGAAACAAATAATGATTGGTGGCCAAATTCTTTAAATTTAGATATTTTACATCAGCATGACACAAAGGTAAACCCATTTGGTAAAGAAATTAATTATCATGAAGCTCTTAAAAGCTTAAATGTTGAAGCTCTTAAAGAAGATGTTACTAAGTTAATGACAGATAGTCAAGAATGGTGGCCAGCAGATTGGGGACACTACGGAGGCTTAATGATTCGTATGGCATGGCACTCTGCAGGTTCTTATAGAATTAGTGATGGACGTGGTGGTGGTGGAACCGGAAACCAACGTTTTGCTCCTTTAAACTCTTGGCCAGACAATGCGAGTTTAGATAAGGCGAGACGTTTACTTTGGCCAATTAAGAAAAAATATGGAGACAAATTAAGTTGGGCAGATTTAATAATTTTAGCGGGTACTATTGCTTATGAATCTATGGGGTTAAAAACCTATGGTTTTGCTTTTGGTAGAACTGATGTTTGGCAACCAGAAAAAGATACCTATTGGGGTAATGAAAAAGAATGGTTAGCACCTAGTGATGAACGCTATAATGATGTAGAAGATGCTAGCACTATGGAAAACCCATTAGCAGCAGTACAAATGGGATTAATTTACGTAAACCCAGAAGGTGTAAACGGAAAATCTGACCCAGCAAAAACAGCGCTACACATTAGAGAAACTTTTGCACGTATGGCAATGGATGATGAAGAAACGGCAGCTTTAACCGCAGGAGGTCATACCGTTGGAAAAGCACACGGAAATGGAGATGCAAGTATTTTAGGCCCAGAGCCAGAAGCTGCTCCTGTTGAAAACCAAGGTTTTGGTTGGTCTAACCCTACCGGATCTGGTGTTGGTAGAGATACTGTAACAAGTGGTATAGAAGGCGCATGGACAACAGAACCTACAAAATGGGACAATGGCTTTTTCGACCTTTTATTTGGATATGAATGGGAACTTACAAAAAGTCCTGCAGGTGCTACACAATGGGCACCAATCAATATTAAAGAAGAAGATAAACCTGTAGATGTAGAAGATCCTTCTATTCGTTTAAATCCAATGATGACAGATGCAGATATGGCTATGAAAGTAGATCCTATCTATCGTAAAATCTGTGAAAAATTCAGCAACGATCATCAATATTTTTCAGAAACTTTTGCACGTGCTTGGTTTAAATTAACACACCGTGATATGGGACCAAAAGCTAGATACTATGGCCCCGATGTACCTTCTGAAGATTTAATTTGGCAAGACCCAATTCCTTTAGGAAATAAAGAGTATGATGCAAACCTTGTTAAAGAAAAAATTGCAAAAACAGATCTAAGTATTGCAGAGTTAGTTGCTACTGCTTGGGATAGTGCTAGAACTTATAGAGGTTCTGATATGCGTGGTGGAGCAAATGGTGCTCGAATTCGTTTAGCTCCTCAAAAAGATTGGGCTGGTAACGAGCCTGAAAGACTAGCAAAAGTTTTAAATATTTTAACTCCTATTGCCACAGAATTTGGAATTAGTATTGCAGATACTATTGTCTTAGCTGGTAATGTTGGTATAGAAAAAGCAATTAAAAACGCAGGCTTTAACACAACTGTTCCTTTTACTCCGGGTCGTGGTGATGCTACTGATGAAATGACAGATGCAGACTCTTTTGAACCTTTAGAACCGGTTGCAGATGGATATAGAAACTGGTTAAAACAAGAATATATTGTAAGTCCAGAAGAACTGATGTTAGATAAGACGCAACTTTTAGGTTTAACCGCTCCAGAAATGACCATTTTAGTTGGAGGAATGAGAGTTTTAGGCACTAATTACGGCGGAAGTAAACATGGAGTTTTTACAGATAATGAAGGTGCTTTAACCAATGATTTCTTTGTAAACCTAACAGATATGGCAAATACTTGGAATTCTGTTGGCGAAGGTCTATATGAAATTCGCGATCGTAAAACAGATGCTTTTAAATGGTCTGCAACGAGTGTAGATTTAGTCTTTGGTTCTAATTCTATTTTACGTTCTTATGCAGAAGTATATGCACAAGATGATAATAAAGAAAACTTTGTAAATGCATTTGTAAACGCTTGGACAAAAGTGATGAATGCTGACAGATTTGATATCAAATAATTAATTTAAAAAGGGTAAGCTTTTTTATAAGCTTACCCTTTAAAGAATACCCTACTTATGAATATCTTAAATACTTTTTTTGAAGCAATTCAAACTGTAAACATCAATGTAATAGAAACACTCTTAAAAAGGTTTCCTAAACTTGCTAATGCAAAAGATAAAAGAGGTTTTACTCCTTTAGTTTTTGCTACCTATTTTGATAAAAAAGAAATTGCAGCAACCTTAATTCATCACAATGCAAATGTAAATCATAGAGATGCAAAAGGAAACACAGCTTTATTAGGTGTTGCCTTTAAAGGAAATGTAGAAATAGCTGAACTTCTTTTAAAGAATAACGCAAATATTAACGCGAAAAACAACCTTGGATATACATCTTTAATTTTTGCAACCATATACAATCAACAAAAAATGGTGGCCTTTTTATTAGAACAAAATGCAGATTCATCACTTAAAGATAAAGAAAACAAATCTGCTTTAGAATATGTTAAAGAAAAAGATTTTACAGAGATTATTAGCTTATTAGAAACTAAGGAAGCTACTTACTTGCAAACATTTTAATATCGTTTGCAGAGACTTCCTTTTCTCCCAATATAATTAAACGTTCTACAACATTTCTTAATTCACGAATGTTCCCTGTCCAATCATATTCTTGCAACAATTTAATTGCTGCAGATGAAAATGATTTTTTAGGAGTTCCTTGTTCTACAGATATTTTTGCAGTAAAAAAATCTACCAATAAAGGGATATCTTCTCTCCTATCATTTAAAGACGGAACTTGAATTAAAATAACTGCTAATCTGTGGTATAAATCTTCTCTAAATCTGCCTTCTTCTATTTCAACTTTAAGATTCTTATTTGTAGCTGCAACAATTCTAACATTTACCTTTATATCTTTATCAGAACCTACACGCTGAATTTTATTTTCTTGTAAAGCCCGTAATACTTTTGCTTGTGCAGACAAGCTCATATCTCCTATTTCATCTAAAAAAATAGTTCCTCCATTTGCAGCTTCAAACTTACCGGCTCTATCTTTATTTGCCCCCGTAAAAGAACCTTTAACATGCCCAAATAATTCGCTTTCTATTAATTCTGATGGAATTGCAGCACAATTTACCTCAATTAAAGAACCTTTAGATCTATCTGATTTTTCGTGTAACCAATGCGCAACCAATTCTTTTCCTGTTCCATTTGGTCCTGTAACTAAAACTCTTGCATCGGTTGGTGCTACTTTTTCAATCATCTCTTTTATCTGAGATATTGCAGTACTTTCACCAATCATTTCATAGTTTTTACTAACTTTCTTTTTTAATCTTTTATTCTCTACAATTAAAACTTTTTTATCCAAAGCATTTCTAACAGTATTTAAAAGTCTATTTAAATCTGGTGGCTTAGAGATATAATCGAAAGCTCCCAAACGCATTGTATTTACAGCAGTATCCAAATCTCCATGACCAGAAATCATAACAATCGGAATTTCTGGTTTTATTTTCTTAGCCTTTTCTAATACCTCAACACCATCCATTTTTGGCATTTTAATATCACATAAAACCAGATCATAGTCGTTATTCATAATCATTTCTATTCCTAACAAACCATCTTCTGCTTCTTCTACATTATAAGATTCATTTTCTTCAGAAATGATTTTTGTTAAAACCCTTCTAATAGCAGCTTCATCTTCTATAATTAATATTTTTGACATTATATTTTAAATTTAATACCTGTTCTTAAATAAAACGCATTTACATCATCTAAAGTATATACATTCTTTCTGTCTTTATCTCTTAATACATTGCTTAATCTTACTGTGTATCCACTGTACGCAAACAATACTAAATGTTTTGTAAATTGATATTCATACCCCAAACCTGCCACCAATACAGATAAAGATATATTGTCTGCTTCTTTATTATCTATAATTATTGGCGTTTTTAAATGTGCAAAATAACCATCTAAACCAACAAAAGATTGTAAACTATTTACTGGGTTTATTTTATATTTTAAATTCATTTTAGGCACCCCAATTGTATAAGACCATTTATCATCTACTTGCCTAAAGTAATTTATTAAAGGTAACGGAAAAGGAACCCCCGCAGTTGTGTTGTAGGTTAAACCTAACGTTAATCTATATGGTTTTGCTAAACTTTTATCTTTTGTTCTGTCTTTTATAAAGAAAAGCCCTCCGTTGATAAAAAAGTCTTCATTTGTTATTTTTTTGGTTAAAGTTGCCGCTAATCTTGGAGTAAAACTATAAGCAACTCTCCAATTATCACTTATTTTATGCGTAAAGGCTAAATTAAAATCAATAACATTAATATTTTCTAAAAGTGATGTATCAAAAGGATATTCGTCTTTTAGGTTTAAAAAAATTCTATTAAATTCTGATCCAATGATTAAATAACTGTCTTCTTTAATTTTAATTGGATAATTAAACAAAGCTCTAAGTCTAGTATACTGATCATCCGATTTTTTTTTAGGAATAAAAGAATATTCTATCCTAGCTAAATCTGTTAATTGAGCATTTGCTAAAAAGCTTATAAATAATATTAAAACAATAAGACACTTCTTCATTTTTTTATATTATTTAACCTGTCTACTTACCTCAGAATACACATGAACATCTCTTTGAGGAAATGGAATTGAAATATTGTGTTCTCTAAAGAGTTTATCTATTTCAAAACGAATATCACTTTGCGTAAATTGTGTTTTAAAACTATCTGCTAGTGTAAAAACTACTTTAAAATTTAACGAACTATCTCCAAAATCTTCAAAAAGAACAGAAACTGGTGGACTAATTAAAACACTTGGGTGAGATTTTGCCGCTTTAATCAATAACTCTTTTACCAATTGTACATCGCTACCATAAGCAACCCCCACTTTTACAGATTCTCTTGTTGTATTTCCGTTTTGCGTCCAATTATACAAACTGTTGGTTAAATATAAATGATTAGGAATTATCATCACTTTATTACTTAACGTTACTGCTCTTGTAGTTCTTAATTTTATTTCTTCTACTCTACCAACTTTACCGTCAAGTTCAATAACATCTCCGGCATGTACAGATTTATCAATCATTATAAATATACCAGAAATAATATCTTGAAATAATGTTTGTAATGCCAAACCAACACCAATTAAAAGTGCAGCAGATGCGGCAAAAAGTGCCGTTAAATTTACACCCATTTTATTCATCGTTACTAAAAAAATAACGACATAAATAATCCAACTGAAATAAGAAAATATACTTCTAATTTTTAGTTCATTCTCTGGTAGTAATTTTCTGTTAACTATTTTTTTTAACAACTTTAGCACTACAGAAGCAGTTGCCAAAGTAATTGTCAAAACAATAATATCCATAATACTTAAGCTAAAAGTATCGGTTATTTTATAGTTCGCATTTAAAAAGTCTAAAATTTCTCTCATTTAAATGCTTATTACCCTTTATATTTTAGCCATTTATACAAATCTTTATAGGTAGGTTTTTTACCATACATTAAGATACCTACTCTATAAATTTTAGCAGCTAACCAAACCATAAAAACAAAGGTAACCAACAATAATGCCATAGAAATAGCCAATTCATACCAAGAAACTCCAAAAGGGACTCTCATTAACATTACAATAGGACTTGTAAATGGAATATGTGAAAATAGTACCGCAATAGATCCATGAGGATCGTTTATAACGGTTGCAAAACCAACATACACCCCTAAAATTAAAGGCAACATAATTGGCAACATAAATTGTTGTGTATCGGTCTCGTTGTCTACTGCCGCACCAACAGCTGCAAATAAAGAACTGTATAACATAAACCCCCCTAAGAAGTAAAAAATAAATAATACAAACATTTTTAAAATTGGTAGTTTTAAAATTTCTTGTACAATCATCTGCCCTTTATCTCCAGCAGTGGCTTGCTTTACAGCTTCCATTTGTTCTGGAGAAACTCTTGCAGATTGTACTTCTACCATATCTACTCCAAATACAGAAGACGCTACTATAGAAATTACAAAAAGTATAATTCCCCATATTAGAAACTGCAACAATCCTGCTGAGGCATTTCCTAAAATTTTACCCAACATCAGTTGGAATGGTTTTACAGACGAAACAATAATTTCTATAATTCTACTTGTTTTTTCTTCAATAACACTTCGCATTACCGAAGTACCATAAATCATTACAAACATCATTAATAAATAACCAGCAATGGCACCAACACCAATTTTTAACCCGTTAATTAATTTAGAAGATTCTTCACCAGAAAAATTATACATTTTAATATCTGTATTAATCTTAGAAGATTCTATTTTTTCTATATCAATACCAAAATTATTAAGTTTTACATGCCTAATTTTTGTTTCAATTTTATTTTCTATAGAACTCACAACAGACATCCCTGGAGAGTCGGTAGAATAAAATTCTATAGATTTTGCTAACAATTCTAAACTATCCTGTTTCGGAATTATTAAAGCTCCATAATAATTACCTTCTTCTACTTTATTCTTTGTTTCTTCAATTCCTAAAGCTGTATAATCGGTATAATGAATGGTTTTAGAATCTTTAAAATCTTCTTTAGAGAATAATCCAGAATTATCTACATAGACAATTTCCTTTACCTTCTCATCATTTTTTTGCATCAGAAAATAAACCAAGGCTCCCATACCAACCATTAACAGCGGACTTAAAAAAGTCATCATTATAAATGATTTATTACGAACCTTTGCAATAAACTCTCGTTCTATAATTAGTTTTAATTTACTCATTTTCTTAACTGTTTTTATTTATTGCTTGAATAAAAATATCATTTGCACTTGGTATCAATTCTACAAAATGCTGTACTTCTCCTTTACTTGTTAAAAAAGATAATAAATCGTTTGCAGAATTCCCTTCTGTCAATTTTACATTCATTGTTAAACTATCATTCAATAATTTAAAATTTGATGGAGAAACTTCAAAGTTTTCTTTCAATTTCGCCTCTACTTCCTTAGGGTGATCGGTATTTAATCCTACTTGAAAAGTATGTGTTCTAAACTGACGTTTGATATCATCTAACTTTCCGTCTAAAATTTTATTCGATTTATCAATCAAAGCAATTTCATCACACATTTCTTCTACCGATTCCATTCTGTGGGTAGAAAAAATGATTGTTGCTCCTTCATCACGAAGTTGTAAAATTTCTTTGGCTATTAATTGTGCGTTAATAGGATCGAACCCAGAAAAAGGTTCATCAAAAATTAATAATTTAGGATTGTGCATCACCGTTACAATAAATTGTACTTTTTGCGCCATTCCTTTAGACAGTTCTTCAATTTTCTTGTTCCACCAAGCAGAAATATCAAACTTATCAAACCAATATTTTAAACGTTTTTTTGCTTCGGCCTTACTTAATCCTTTTAATTGTGCTAAATAGAGTGCTTGCTCCCCTACTTTCATAGATTTATACAAACCACGTTCTTCTGGTAAATAACCTATTTGAGCTGTATGATGTGGTGCCAATGCTTCGCCATCTAAAATGATAGAGCCGCTATCTGGCATTGTTATTTGATTGATGATTCTAATTAAAGATGTTTTTCCTGCACCATTAGGGCCTAACAATCCAAAAACACATCCTTTAGGTATATGTAATGAAACATCATTTAATGCTCTAAAATCTCCATAATTTTTTACAACATTATTAACTTCTAATAAATTTTTCATTGCCTCTTTATAATTTTTCTGAAAGTTCTCAGTAATCACAAACTTACATATTTTAATAATATTAGTATAAAAACTTCATAAAACGTTACAATATAATTTAAAAGACTTCAATTAATTATTACAATAAGACTACTCTTTTAAACCTAATTACTATATGATTACCTCCTAAAACAGAAAAAACTAAACCAAAATATCTATATTTTCTGTTAAATTTTACTATGCATGCATAACTTTTTCTGAATTTACTATGCATGCATAATAAATTTTTATATATTTGACATAATGGATAAATACAAATCAATAGATCACGAACTTAGGGCAACGTGGCAAGCTGTTGCAAAAGTATATAATGAGCAAGCAGTAAAACACGATAGCACAATGGCAACTGCTTTTGTTTTATTAAATATTGATAAACAAAAAGGAACCCCATCTACGGCTTTGGGGCCTTTAATGGGAATGGAGCCAACAAGTCTTTCTAGAATTTTAAAAACAATGGAAGATAAAGGTGCTATTTGCAGAGAAAAGAACCCAGAAGATGGTAGAAGTGTTATAATTAAATTGACAGACTATGGTAGAGAAATGCGTAAAGTATCTAGAGGCCATGTTATTCAGTTTAACGATACAGTAAGAAATAATGTTTCTGAAAAAGATTTAGCAGGATTTTTTAAGGTAACATCAACAATTAATAAATTAATTGCAGATAAAGATATTTATGAAAATGTCAACAATAAAGCAGTTTAACAAAAATGACTAAAGACTGAATGACCTAAGATAATTAGACTGAATGCAAAAGTCTTACGTCTTACGTCTTTTTAAATCATACGTCAAATAATTTTAAAACAAATGACTAGAAGAATTAAAAAAGTAGCAATAGTTGGCTCTGGAATTATGGGAAGTGGAATTGCATGTCATTTCGCAAACATTGGAGTTGAAGTTCTATTATTGGACATTGTGCCAAGAGAATTAAACGACAAAGAGAAAGCTAAAGGATTAACCCTTGAAGACAAAGTTGTACGAAATCGCTTAGTAAATGATGCACTTACAGCTTCCCTTAAATCAAAGCCCTCACCTATTTATAATCAGAAATTTGCAAACAGAATTACCACTGGTAATTTAGATGATGATATTGCAAAGGTTGCTGATGTAGATTGGATTATGGAGGTGGTTGTTGAGCGATTAGATATTAAAAAAAATGTTTTTGATAAACTAGAGAAATACAGAACTCCCGGAACTATTATTTCTTCTAATACTTCTGGTATTCCTATCAAGTTTATGAATGAAGGAAGAAGTGAAGATTTTCAAAAACATTTTGCAGTAACTCACTTTTTTAATCCTCCTAGATATTTAAAACTTTTTGAAGTTGTTCCTGGTCCAGATTGTAAACAAGAAGTTACAGACTTTTTAATGATGTATGGTGAAAAATTCTTAGGAAAAACATCTGTTTTAGCGAAAGATACGCCTGCATTTATAGGAAATAGAATTGGAATTTTCGGAATTCAATCTTTATTTCATCAAGTAAAAGAATTAGGTTTAACGGTAGAAGAAGTTGATAAGTTGACAGGGCCAGTAATTGGTCGTCCAAAATCTGCTACTTTTAGAACTGTTGATGTTGTTGGTTTAGATACTTTGGTACATGTTGCTAATGGTATTTATGAAAACTGCCCTAATGATGAAGCGCATGATTTATTTAAGCTTCCTGGTTTCATCAATACAATGATGGAAAATAAATGGTTAGGAAGTAAAACAGGTCAAGGTTTCTACAAAAAGACAGTTGTTGATGGTAAGAAAGAAATCTTAACATTAGACTTAGACACTTTAGAATATCGTGCTTCTAAAAGAGCAAAATTTGCAACTTTAGAACTTACGAAAACGATTGATAAACCAATTGATAGATTTAAAGTATTAGTTGGTGGTAAAGATAAAGCTGGTGAATTCTATAGAAAAAACTTTGCAGCCATGTTTGCGTATGTTCAGAATAGAATTCCAGAAATTTCTGATGAAATCTACAAAATTGATGATGCAATGAAAGCTGGTTTTGGTTGGGAGAATGGTCCTTTCGAAATTTGGGATGCCGTTGGTGTAGAAGCAGGAATAGAATTAATGAAAGCAGATGGAGTAGCACCTGCAACTTGGGTTACAGAAATGTTAGCTGCTGGTTCTAAATCTTTTTACTCTGTTAAAGAAGGCGCAACTTATTTTTATGATATTCCTTCTAAATCTCAGGCTAAGAAACCGGGTCAAGAATCGTTTATCATTTTAGATAACATTAGAAAATCAAACGAAGTTTTTAAAAACTCTGGTGTTGTAATAGAAGATATTGGAGATGGAATTTTAAACCTAGAATTTCAATCTAAAATGAATACCATTGGTGGTGATGTTTTAGCAGGTATTAATAAAGGGATTGATATTGCACAAAAAGATTTTCAAGGTTTGGTTATTGGTAATCAAGCAGCAAATTTCTCTGTAGGTGCAAATATTGGTATGATTTTTATGATGGCTGTAGAGCAAGAATATGATGAATTAAATTATGCTATTAAATATTTTCAAGATACTATGATGCGTATGCGTTATTCTTCTATACCAACTATTTCTGCTCCTCATGGAATGGCTTTAGGTGGTGGTTGTGAAATTTCTTTACACGCAGATAAAGTGGTTGCAGCAGCAGAAACGTATATGGGATTAGTAGAATTTGGAGTTGGTGTAATTCCTGGTGGTGGTGGTTCTAAAGAAATGGCTTTAAGAGCATCAGATTCTTTTCAGAAAGGAGACGTAGAGTTAAACATTTTACAAGAAAACTTTTTAACTATTGGTATGGCAAAAGTATCTACTTCTGCTTACGAGGCTTTCGATTTAGGTTTACTTCAACAAGGAAAAGATGTAGTAGTTGTTAATAAAGACAGACAAATAGCAACTGCAAAAGCACATGCAAAACTAATGGCAGAAAGTGGGTATACACAACCTGTAAAACGAAACGATGTTAGAGTTTTAGGTAAGCAAGCTTTAGGGATGTTCTTAGTAGGTACAGATTCTATGCAAGATTCTAAATACATTTCTGAACATGATATGAAAATCGCCAATAAACTAGCATACGTTATGGCTGGTGGAGATTTATCTGAACCAACATTGGTTACAGAACAGTATTTATTAGATTTAGAACGTGAAGCGTTTTTATCTCTTTGTACAGAACGTAAAACATTA
Proteins encoded in this region:
- the katG gene encoding catalase/peroxidase HPI; protein product: MENLKHGSGDISKCPFHGGNTTNETNNDWWPNSLNLDILHQHDTKVNPFGKEINYHEALKSLNVEALKEDVTKLMTDSQEWWPADWGHYGGLMIRMAWHSAGSYRISDGRGGGGTGNQRFAPLNSWPDNASLDKARRLLWPIKKKYGDKLSWADLIILAGTIAYESMGLKTYGFAFGRTDVWQPEKDTYWGNEKEWLAPSDERYNDVEDASTMENPLAAVQMGLIYVNPEGVNGKSDPAKTALHIRETFARMAMDDEETAALTAGGHTVGKAHGNGDASILGPEPEAAPVENQGFGWSNPTGSGVGRDTVTSGIEGAWTTEPTKWDNGFFDLLFGYEWELTKSPAGATQWAPINIKEEDKPVDVEDPSIRLNPMMTDADMAMKVDPIYRKICEKFSNDHQYFSETFARAWFKLTHRDMGPKARYYGPDVPSEDLIWQDPIPLGNKEYDANLVKEKIAKTDLSIAELVATAWDSARTYRGSDMRGGANGARIRLAPQKDWAGNEPERLAKVLNILTPIATEFGISIADTIVLAGNVGIEKAIKNAGFNTTVPFTPGRGDATDEMTDADSFEPLEPVADGYRNWLKQEYIVSPEELMLDKTQLLGLTAPEMTILVGGMRVLGTNYGGSKHGVFTDNEGALTNDFFVNLTDMANTWNSVGEGLYEIRDRKTDAFKWSATSVDLVFGSNSILRSYAEVYAQDDNKENFVNAFVNAWTKVMNADRFDIK
- a CDS encoding ABC transporter permease, translating into MSKLKLIIEREFIAKVRNKSFIMMTFLSPLLMVGMGALVYFLMQKNDEKVKEIVYVDNSGLFSKEDFKDSKTIHYTDYTALGIEETKNKVEEGNYYGALIIPKQDSLELLAKSIEFYSTDSPGMSVVSSIENKIETKIRHVKLNNFGIDIEKIESSKINTDIKMYNFSGEESSKLINGLKIGVGAIAGYLLMMFVMIYGTSVMRSVIEEKTSRIIEIIVSSVKPFQLMLGKILGNASAGLLQFLIWGIILFVISIVASSVFGVDMVEVQSARVSPEQMEAVKQATAGDKGQMIVQEILKLPILKMFVLFIFYFLGGFMLYSSLFAAVGAAVDNETDTQQFMLPIMLPLILGVYVGFATVINDPHGSIAVLFSHIPFTSPIVMLMRVPFGVSWYELAISMALLLVTFVFMVWLAAKIYRVGILMYGKKPTYKDLYKWLKYKG
- a CDS encoding sigma-54-dependent transcriptional regulator; amino-acid sequence: MSKILIIEDEAAIRRVLTKIISEENESYNVEEAEDGLLGIEMIMNNDYDLVLCDIKMPKMDGVEVLEKAKKIKPEIPIVMISGHGDLDTAVNTMRLGAFDYISKPPDLNRLLNTVRNALDKKVLIVENKRLKKKVSKNYEMIGESTAISQIKEMIEKVAPTDARVLVTGPNGTGKELVAHWLHEKSDRSKGSLIEVNCAAIPSELIESELFGHVKGSFTGANKDRAGKFEAANGGTIFLDEIGDMSLSAQAKVLRALQENKIQRVGSDKDIKVNVRIVAATNKNLKVEIEEGRFREDLYHRLAVILIQVPSLNDRREDIPLLVDFFTAKISVEQGTPKKSFSSAAIKLLQEYDWTGNIRELRNVVERLIILGEKEVSANDIKMFASK
- a CDS encoding ABC transporter ATP-binding protein, with the protein product MKNLLEVNNVVKNYGDFRALNDVSLHIPKGCVFGLLGPNGAGKTSLIRIINQITMPDSGSIILDGEALAPHHTAQIGYLPEERGLYKSMKVGEQALYLAQLKGLSKAEAKKRLKYWFDKFDISAWWNKKIEELSKGMAQKVQFIVTVMHNPKLLIFDEPFSGFDPINAQLIAKEILQLRDEGATIIFSTHRMESVEEMCDEIALIDKSNKILDGKLDDIKRQFRTHTFQVGLNTDHPKEVEAKLKENFEVSPSNFKLLNDSLTMNVKLTEGNSANDLLSFLTSKGEVQHFVELIPSANDIFIQAINKNS
- a CDS encoding DUF6268 family outer membrane beta-barrel protein — encoded protein: MKKCLIVLILFISFLANAQLTDLARIEYSFIPKKKSDDQYTRLRALFNYPIKIKEDSYLIIGSEFNRIFLNLKDEYPFDTSLLENINVIDFNLAFTHKISDNWRVAYSFTPRLAATLTKKITNEDFFINGGLFFIKDRTKDKSLAKPYRLTLGLTYNTTAGVPFPLPLINYFRQVDDKWSYTIGVPKMNLKYKINPVNSLQSFVGLDGYFAHLKTPIIIDNKEADNISLSVLVAGLGYEYQFTKHLVLFAYSGYTVRLSNVLRDKDRKNVYTLDDVNAFYLRTGIKFKI
- a CDS encoding MarR family winged helix-turn-helix transcriptional regulator, which produces MDKYKSIDHELRATWQAVAKVYNEQAVKHDSTMATAFVLLNIDKQKGTPSTALGPLMGMEPTSLSRILKTMEDKGAICREKNPEDGRSVIIKLTDYGREMRKVSRGHVIQFNDTVRNNVSEKDLAGFFKVTSTINKLIADKDIYENVNNKAV
- a CDS encoding mechanosensitive ion channel family protein codes for the protein MREILDFLNANYKITDTFSLSIMDIIVLTITLATASVVLKLLKKIVNRKLLPENELKIRSIFSYFSWIIYVVIFLVTMNKMGVNLTALFAASAALLIGVGLALQTLFQDIISGIFIMIDKSVHAGDVIELDGKVGRVEEIKLRTTRAVTLSNKVMIIPNHLYLTNSLYNWTQNGNTTRESVKVGVAYGSDVQLVKELLIKAAKSHPSVLISPPVSVLFEDFGDSSLNFKVVFTLADSFKTQFTQSDIRFEIDKLFREHNISIPFPQRDVHVYSEVSRQVK
- a CDS encoding ankyrin repeat domain-containing protein, encoding MNILNTFFEAIQTVNINVIETLLKRFPKLANAKDKRGFTPLVFATYFDKKEIAATLIHHNANVNHRDAKGNTALLGVAFKGNVEIAELLLKNNANINAKNNLGYTSLIFATIYNQQKMVAFLLEQNADSSLKDKENKSALEYVKEKDFTEIISLLETKEATYLQTF
- a CDS encoding 3-hydroxyacyl-CoA dehydrogenase/enoyl-CoA hydratase family protein, translating into MTRRIKKVAIVGSGIMGSGIACHFANIGVEVLLLDIVPRELNDKEKAKGLTLEDKVVRNRLVNDALTASLKSKPSPIYNQKFANRITTGNLDDDIAKVADVDWIMEVVVERLDIKKNVFDKLEKYRTPGTIISSNTSGIPIKFMNEGRSEDFQKHFAVTHFFNPPRYLKLFEVVPGPDCKQEVTDFLMMYGEKFLGKTSVLAKDTPAFIGNRIGIFGIQSLFHQVKELGLTVEEVDKLTGPVIGRPKSATFRTVDVVGLDTLVHVANGIYENCPNDEAHDLFKLPGFINTMMENKWLGSKTGQGFYKKTVVDGKKEILTLDLDTLEYRASKRAKFATLELTKTIDKPIDRFKVLVGGKDKAGEFYRKNFAAMFAYVQNRIPEISDEIYKIDDAMKAGFGWENGPFEIWDAVGVEAGIELMKADGVAPATWVTEMLAAGSKSFYSVKEGATYFYDIPSKSQAKKPGQESFIILDNIRKSNEVFKNSGVVIEDIGDGILNLEFQSKMNTIGGDVLAGINKGIDIAQKDFQGLVIGNQAANFSVGANIGMIFMMAVEQEYDELNYAIKYFQDTMMRMRYSSIPTISAPHGMALGGGCEISLHADKVVAAAETYMGLVEFGVGVIPGGGGSKEMALRASDSFQKGDVELNILQENFLTIGMAKVSTSAYEAFDLGLLQQGKDVVVVNKDRQIATAKAHAKLMAESGYTQPVKRNDVRVLGKQALGMFLVGTDSMQDSKYISEHDMKIANKLAYVMAGGDLSEPTLVTEQYLLDLEREAFLSLCTERKTLERIQHMLKTGKPLRN